From a single Poecilia reticulata strain Guanapo linkage group LG2, Guppy_female_1.0+MT, whole genome shotgun sequence genomic region:
- the tmem223 gene encoding transmembrane protein 223 has translation MGYERLLCGALERYSRLFRLGNFQQEARAFQNATQSNGESTRLFTWFGLNGEILAPTARQVAARRGYCSSTQPAKDVTLFEHDRTRFFRVLTVFCGGQFVFWTYLAQFAFTGLRDTGGKGRVKAPTTTTGLAGMWSFEMNLGSNAWRYGFTLGCLTIGAGIVGLGALFCLRSVSKVVLHKGGRMVTVRTQSPLGPDRGRTINVPLNQVACHAHRQESPSFIPLRIKGHRLYFLLDKDGTVNNARLFDVTVGAYRPF, from the coding sequence ATGGGATATGAGCGCCTTCTTTGCGGAGCTCTGGAGCGGTACTCCAGGCTATTTCGACTCGGTAATTTTCAGCAGGAAGCTCGAGCCTTTCAAAATGCGACCCAGTCGAACGGGGAATCCACGCGATTATTTACCTGGTTCGGATTAAACGGGGAGATTCTTGCTCCCACAGCCCGCCAGGTAGCAGCCCGTCGAGGCTACTGCAGCTCCACCCAGCCTGCCAAAGATGTCACCCTGTTCGAGCACGACAGAACCCGCTTCTTCCGGGTGCTGACGGTCTTCTGCGGCGGCCAGTTCGTCTTCTGGACGTACCTGGCTCAGTTCGCTTTCACCGGGCTCAGAGACACCGGTGGAAAAGGCCGAGTCAAGGcgcccaccaccaccaccggACTGGCCGGGATGTGGAGTTTCGAGATGAACCTGGGTTCAAACGCCTGGAGGTACGGCTTTACCCTGGGATGCCTGACCATAGGAGCGGGGATAGTCGGGCTCGGGGCTCTGTTCTGCCTGAGGTCCGTCAGTAAGGTGGTTCTACATAAGGGCGGGAGGATGGTGACGGTACGGACACAGTCTCCTCTGGGACCAGACCGAGGCAGGACCATAAATGTCCCACTAAATCAGGTGGCCTGCCACGCTCACAGACAGGAGTCCCCCTCTTTCATCCCGCTCAGAATCAAGGGACACCGGCTCTACTTTCTGCTGGACAAAGATGGGACCGTAAACAATGCCAGGCTGTTTGACGTCACCGTTGGTGCATACAGACCATTTTAA